TGGCGGGCGTGTTCGCGCGGTTCTGCGTTGGCAAATGACGTTCGTGAAACGGTTCGGCCTGCCCGGCGGTATGCCGTCGCAGCATGGCCGATGCGATCGGTTGGCTGTGGTGCTGTCTCGCGTGCTGGGTGATCGGCGACATCGCGACATGGATCGTGCTGTTCATCGCTGCCTTCGTCGCCCATATGGACGACGAAGACCGTGCCGGCGTGCTACCATGATCGGCGTTCCATGACCACCGTGCTGCGCGGCGACGACGCCGCGGTCATCGTCGTCGGCGGCGGACACGCCGGGCTCGAAGCGGCGCTCGCGGCCGCGAAGCTCGGCGCGGAAACGCTGCTCGTCACCGGCGATCCCGATCGCATTTGCACGCTCGCGTGCAACCCGTCGATCGGCGGCAGCGCGAAGGGCCAGCTCGTCCGCGAGATCGACGCGCTCGGCGGCGCGATGGCGGCCGTCACCGACCGCGTCTCGCTGCACGCGCGCTTCTTGAACGAATCGAAGGGGCCGTCGGTCCGCGCACTGCGCGCGCTCGCCGACAAGCCGAGCTACGTGCGCGTCGCAGCGGCGATGGTCGCCACGCAGCCGAGGCTGACCGTTGTGCGCGGAATGGCGGAGGATCTCGACGTCTCCGCCGGTGCCGTGCGCGGCGTCGTGCTCGCGGACGGCCGCACGCTGCGCGCCCCGAACGTCGTGCTCGCGACCGGCACGTTCCTCGGCGGAAAGACCTTCCGCGGCGACGAGGTTCGCGCCGAAGGCCGCTTCGGCGAAGCGCCGGCCGTCGGGCTGAGCGCCGCGCTGGCGCGGCTCGGCTTCCCGCTCGGCCGGCTCAAGACGGGGACCCCGCCGCGGGTCGACCGCACCTCGCTCGACCTGAGCATCATGGTGGAGCAGCGGCCCAGCTCCACGCCGCTGCCGTTCTCGTACGCCAGCCCGCCGGCATTCGCCGGGCCGCAGCTCTCGTGTTGGGTCGTCGATACCAACGATCGCACGCACGCGCTGGTCCGCGAGAACCTGCACCGCTCGCCGCTCTACGGCCTCGACCTCATCCGCGGGATCGGGCCCCGCTACTGCCCCTCGATCGAGGACAAGGTCGTCAAGTTTGCCCACAACCCGACCCACCAGATCTTCGTCGAGCCGGAAGGCTGGGACGAGCCGACGTTCTATGTCGGCGGGTTCTCGACGTCGCTTCCCGCCGAGGTCCAGCTGGCGATGCTGCGGACGCTGCCCGGCTTCGAAGCCGTGGTGATGCTGCGCGCCGGCTACGCCGTCGAGTACGACTTCGTCCAGCCGACCGAGCTCGACCCGAGCCTGGAGACGCGGCGCGTCGCCGGACTGTTCCACTGCGGCCAGCTCAACGGGACGAGCGGCTACGAAGAGGCCGCCGCGCAGGGGCTGATCGCCGGGATCAACGCCGCGCAGCGCGCCCATCGCCGTCCGGCGCTCCGGCTGGGGCGCGAGACCTCGTACATCGGGGTGCTGATCGATGACCTTGTGACACGCGGAGTAGACGAGCCGTACAGAATGCTTACCTCGCGCGCCGAGCACCGCGTGCTGCTGCGCCACGACAACGCCGACCTGCGCCTGACCCCGGTCGGCCGCGAGCTCGGCCTGATCGGCGACGAGGCCTGGGACGCCTTCAGCCGTCGCCGGAACGCGCTCGCGGCGGCGCGCCGCCACGCCGAAACGACCCGCGTCCCGCCGGACGCGGTCGCCGGAATCAGGTTGCCGGCAGGGTCGACCCTGGCCGACGCCCTGCGGCGGCCGGACGTGGCGATCGGCGACGTCCTCGACCGGTTCGGCGGTTCGGCCGACCCGGCGAGCGCCGCACGGGCGGAGATCGAGATCAAGATGGACGGCTACGTCCGACGGCAACAGCTCGCGGTCGACCGCGCCGCCCGCGACGAAGCCGTCGCGCTCCCGAGCGACCTGAAGTACGCCGCGATACGCGCGCTCTCGCTGGAGGCGCGCGAAAAGCTCGACCGCGTCCGCCCCCGCACGCTCGGCGCGGCCGCCCGGGTTCCGGGGATCACGCCGGCCGACGTCGCCCTCGTCAGCGTCCACGTCCACCGGCTCACGGCCGGGCCCACCGCGCCTTCACCGGCTGGCGCCGTCTCGGCTTGAGAGCGAGACGCCTCGGCTGACCTGATGCGCCCACCGGCATGACGCCGCTCCCGAACCCGGAGGCGCTGGCGACCCTGCAGGCGGCCGGCGTTCCGGGCGAGCTTGCCGTCCGGCTCGCGGTGTACACCCAGCTCGTACTGGACGCGAACCGCCGGGTGAACCTCACCGGCGCGAAAGACGGCACCGCGTTCGCGCGTCACGTCCTCGACGCGCTGACCCTGCAGGACGACGTCGTCGGTCCGTTGATCGATGTCGGCTCGGGAAACGGTCTCCCGGGGATCCCGCTCGCGCTCGCGACCGCCGCCCGGGTGACGCTCTTGGAGCCGATCAAGAAGCGCGCCGCCTTCCTGCGGGCGGCGCTGGGCGCGCTGGCGCTGGGGGGCGAGGTCGTCGCCGAGCGCGCCGAAGAGGCGGCGCGCGATCCGCTCTACCGCGAACGCTTCGCGACGGCGACGGTGCGGGCGGTGGCGAGCGCTCCCACGGTTGCCGAGCTGGCCGTGCCTTTTCTCGCCGTCCGCGGCCACGCGCTCCTCCAGCGCGGAAGCCTGGAGCCGGCCGAGCGCCATGCGGTCGCCGACGCGGCGCTCGTCCTCGGCGCGGAGCTCGTCGAAGAACGCGTGCTCGACGGCGAGCGGCGCATCCTCGTCCTCGAAAAGCACACGCCAACAAGCCCTCGCTTCCCGCGAAGGAACGGTATCCCGGCAAAGCGCCCGCTTTGCACCTGACCGCCGCGTTTGGCGTCAAACAGCGAGGAGCCGCTTAGCGATCAGGTGCTCACCTTGCTTTGCCAAGGAATCGATGTTTGGCGTCAAACATCCCCCGTCCGGAGCGGGTCCCGCCGCGCCGACGACGATGACACGCCGCCGCCGGTCGCGAACGGAGACCGCCGCGTGCGCCACCCTCTCGACGACGTCCTGATCGCCGCCTTGCCGGCCGCCGAGGTGTACGCCGTCGGCGGGCGCGTCCGCGACGAGTTCCGCGCCGTCCTCGACGGGATCGAGCGGCCGCCGAAAGACCTGGACTACGTCGTCACGGGCATCCCGCTCCCGGAGCTGCTGGACGCGTTGCGGCGGGTGGGCCGGGTCGACGTCGTCGGCGCCTCGTTCGCGGTCGTCAAGTTCAAACACGGCGCCGGCGAGGCGGACATCGCGCTCCCGCGCCGCGAGCGCTCGACCGGGGTCGGCCACAAGGAGTTCACGATCGAGTCCGGGCCGGAGATTCCGCTCCACGAGGACTTGAGGCGGCGCGATTTCCGGATGAACATGGTCGCGCGGCGGATCGCCGACGATCAGATTGTCGACCCCTACGGCGGCGTCGCCGACATTCGGCTCGGGCTGATCGACATCGTCGCGGAGGCCGCCTTCGAGGAAGACCCGCTGCGGATGCTGCGCGCGGCGCAGTTCGCGGCGCGGTTCGGCTACGAGCCCACGGAGCGGACGCGGGCGGCAATGCGCGCCGCCGCCCCGCTCGTCGCGACGGTCTCGGCGGAGCGGGTCGGCGAGGAGATCGGCAAGCTGTTCACGGCTAGCACGCCCTCGGCCGGGCTCGAGATCCTGCGCGCGACGGGGGTGCTGGGGCACCTGTGGCCCGAGCTCCTCGAAGGGCTGGGGGTCGACCAGAACGAGTGGCACGCGTACGACGTCTACCGGCACAACCTCGCGACGCTCGACGCGGCGCCACCGGGCGATCTGACGCTGCGCCTTGCGGCGCTGCTGCACGACGTCGGAAAGCCGCGCACGGCAGCGCCGCGGCCCGACGGGCGCGGAAATACGTTCTACCAGCACGAGCACGTCGGCGCCGAGATGGTTCCCCCGATGCTGGCGCGGCTTCGGCTCCCGAACGACACGGTCGATACGGTGGCGCATTTGGTCCGGCAGCACATGTACGCGGCCGATGCGGAGGCGCAAGACCGGACGCTGCGGCGGTTCGTGCGGCGGATCGGCCCCGATCATCTGGCCAGGCTGTTCGCGCTGCGGCACGCGGACATCGAAGGGTCGGGCCTGCCGAAGCGCGAGGGCGAGAACGAGCGGTTCGAGGCCCGCGTCGCGGCGGTGCTCGCCGAGCGGCCGGCTTTCCACGTGCGCGATCTGGCGATCGGCGGCGGCGACGTGATCGCGCTGTTCGAGCGCAAGGGGCTTGCCGCGTCAGGATTTCGCGGAGACAAGCGGGTCGGAGAGGTGCTGAGCGCGCTCTTCGAGGAGGTCACCGACGACCCGTCTCGGAACGAGGCGGGCTTGCTCGCCGAGCGTGCTGAACGCTACATCGACGAGCATTTCTCCGCGTCCGGATAGGTTCGGCTGTTGTCCGCGGTAGTTCCAGCACAAAAGACGGCGCGCGTCCTCGCGATCGTCAACCAAAAGGGCGGGGTCGGGAAGTCGACGACCGCCGTCAACCTCGGCGCGTCGCTGGCGCTGCTCGGCCGGCGCGTCCTCGTGGTCGACATCGACCCGCAGGGAAATACGACGACAGGGGTCGGGGTCGACAAGCGCGCGGTCCAGCGCGACGTCTACAACGTGCTGCTCGAACGGGTCGCGCTCGCCGACGTCGTGCGGCCGACCGAGGTCGAGAACCTCGCGATCGCGCCGGCGACGCTGAACCTGGCCGGCGCCGAGGTCGAGCTCGTCTCGGCGCTGCAGCGCGAGAGCCGCCTGAAGGCGGCGCTTTCGCCGGTTCTGCCCGACTACGACGAGATCTTGATCGACTGCCCGCCCTCGCTCGGGCTGCTGACGATCAACGCGCTGACCGCGGCGCACGAGGTGATCATCCCGGTGCAGGCCGAGTACTACGCCCTCGAAGGGCTCAGCCAGCTCGTCGCGATCGTGCGACGCATCAAGGAAGGGCTGAACCCGGACCTCGCGATCCGGGGCGTGTTGATCACGATGTTCGACGGACGTACCAAGCTGGCGACCGAAGTCTTGGAAGAGGTCCACCGCTACTTCCCGGACCGCGTCTTCCAAACGCAAATCCCACGGAACATCCGGCTCTCCGAGGCGCCCTCGTACGGCAAGCCGGCGATCCTGTTCGACGTGAAGAGCCGCGGCGCGCAGGCCTACCTCTCGCTGGCGCGCGAGCTGGCGTCGTGACGAAACGCGGCCTGGGGCGCGGGCTCGGCGCGCTGCTCGGCGAGGGCGGCACCGCCGACGTGACGGCCGCGCCGAAGCGCGAGGCCGAGCGCGACCTGCGGCACATTGCGCTGGCGAAGATTCGTCCGAACCCGCGCCAGCCGCGGCAGAGCTTCGACGCGGCGTCGCTCGACGAGCTGCGCGCGTCGATCGCGGCGTTCGGGGTGTTGGTCCCGGTGATCGTGCGCGAGCGCGGCGACGGCTTCGAACTGATCGCCGGCGAGCGGCGGGTGCGCGCCGCGCGCGCCGCCGGGCTCGAGACCGTGCCGGCGATCGTGCGCGCCGCCGGCGACCGCGAGTCGCTCGAGGTCGCGATCATCGAGAACTTGCAGCGAGAGAACCTGAACCCGCTCGAAGAGGCGATGGGCTTTGCGCACTTGATGGAAGCGCACGCGTTCACCCAAGAGCAGGTCGCCGAACGCGTCGGGCGCAGCCGGCCGGCGGTGGCGAACGCGCTGCGGCTGCTTTCGCTCTCCGATGCGATCAAACAATACGTGCGTGACGGAAAGCTCAGCGCGTGGCAGGCGAACACGATCCTCTCGCTGCCCGTCGAGCGGCGCGAGGCGATCGCGCGCCGCGCGGTCGAGGAAGGGCTCTCGGTTCGCGCGCTGACCGCGCTCGCACGAGACGGCGCGCCGAAACGCGCGCGCGCGAACGTTCCAGCGCAGCGCACGAGCGGCGACGACGAAGAGTTCGTTCAGAAGCTGCGCTACAGGTTTGCGACGCACGTGCGCGTCGTGCCGCACGAGCGCGGCGGCACGATCGAGCTGCGCTACAGCGATCCGTCCGATTTGATTCGCATCGTCGATTTGCTGCTCGGAGAAGCTCCGTGAGAACGTTCGCGCGCGCCGCGTGCGCGGTGCTGGGCATTGCGCTGCTCGGAGCCGCGCCGGGGCAGCAGCTGCGCTACGGGCCGGTGCCGCGCAACGCGCAGACGGCGACGGTGCAGCGCTACGTCGACGCGTTGCGCAACAGGAAGTACGACGCCGCGTTCGCGCTGCTCGCCGACGACGAGCGCAAGTACTTCGGCGACGCCGCGGGCTACCGCAGCGTCTTCGACGCCGACGGCTTCGCGCTCGAGTCGGCGAAGATCGTCGGCGCGCGCGGCGACGACCGCGGCCGCGTCTACTTCGTGCGCGAGCGGGTCGGGTTCGTCGACCACGCCAACGACAAACGCACCGAGATCGACGCGACGGTTCCGCTCGGTGTGCTGCCCGAGCACGGCGCGCTGCACGTCAAGGATCCCGGCAAGCCGTACCGCGCGTTCGCGTCGTCCTCGAGCGCCGAGAGCGCGAAGCTGCGCGTCACCGTGAAGAAGGTCGGCTTCTTTCCGGGCCGCGTCGACGTCGTCGTCACGTTCGCGAACCTCGGCGACGGCTTCGTCACGGTGCTGCCGTACGGCAAGAGCGTGCTGCGCGACGACCGCGGCGGCGTGTACCGCATCCTCGCGACGAAAGACTGGTCGGTCACCGACAAGCGCCTCTACCAAGGCGTCCGGCTGGCGCCGAACTCGCAGTACACGGGCTCACTGGCGTTCGAGGCGCCGCGCTTCGGCGACCTCAAACGGTCCTGGTCGCTGACCGTCGCGCCGCAGCTGCGCGACGGCGCCGACCTCCCGTTCGACGTCACCGTTCTGATCGCGCCGCAGCCTTAAGCGATCTTAAACGCCGCCCATACCGGTCGAGAGAGGAACCGTCTTCCGGGCTACGGAACGCTCGCACCGCCCGGCGGCAGATCGAAAGCCGGGGCTTTTTCCGTTCTCACGGGAGTCGCATCCATGCGTCGCATCGTCCGAACCCTCGCCGTCCTGGGCGCCGTCGCGCTGAGCGCCTGCAGTGGCGGCGGCTCGGTCCTGAACTTCGACGGCAGCGCGAAGGGGGACCGCGTCATCCTCACGGTTCAGGCCCCCTCGAACATCGCCCGCGTCGTGCCGGGCGGATCGCTGCCGATCAGCGCCGTCACGGTGAGAGGCTCGGAGAACGGCTTCGTCAACTCGAACCGGTACATATGGAGCGCCGCGCTCACCACCGGCCTGCAGTATCCGGCCTTCGAGCTCGGCCAGACCAAGCCGTGCGCAAGCGTGACGCTGACCGTGCCCGGCCCGGTAACGACGCCGCTGGTCGCCGACTTCAGCCTGTACATCACGATCGACCCGACGAACGAGGCGAACATCTTGTTCTCGCCCCCGCCGGTGATCCCGGTGCCGCCGGGGCTACCGGCAGGTTCGGTCGTCAATCAGGCCGCGGCGAACTTTCCGTACTGCGTGGTCGTCAGCGCGACCAACATCGACAGTAAAGCGGTCGGCTCGATCACCGTCGCCGTGGTCAACCCGCTGGCGCCGACCCAGTAGCGGGGCCGCTTCGCATGACCGGCACGAGGAGCGGTGACGCTCCTCGTGCGCTTTTGCGGGGCGTCTACGCGCTGGTCGATCCGGATCGTGTCGAGCCGATCGCGTTCACCGAGGCGCTGCTGCGGGCCGGCATTCGGCTGATCCAAATTCGCGCGAAGTCCGGGATCGACGGCGCGACGCTGGTCGCGCTCGCCGGCCGGGTTCGCGCCGCCGGCGGGGTGCTGATCGTCAACGACGACGTCCGGCTCGCGCGGCTCGCCGACGGCGTGCACCTCGGCCAAGAGGACGCGGCGGCGCTCGACCTGCCGGCACTGCGCCGCGCGCTCGGCTCGCGGATCATCGGGCTCTCGTGCGGGACGCCGCAGGAGGCGCGCGCCGCCGATCCCGCGCTGGTCGACTACCTCGGCGCCGGACCGCTGTGCGCTTCGCCCTCGAAGCACGACGCCGGCGAGCCGATCGGCGTGCGCGGCGTGCGCGCGGTCGTGCGCGCGACGCGGCTGCCGGTCGCGGCGATCGGCGGGATCGGGCCGGCGACGATCGGGCAGGCGGCGCAAACCGGGGCGGCGATGGCGGCCGTCATCTCGGCGCTGATCTGCGACGATCCGGAAGCGGCCACGCGCGATCTGCTCGCGCGCTGGAACGCGGCGCGATGACCGTCGTCGCGACCGTCGGCACCACGCACCCGCTCGGGTTCGCCGGCTTGGGGTTCGCGCTGCTCGCGCTCGCGGACGACGGCGTGCGCCCGGTGTGCGTCGTCGCCGGCGTCAGCGCGCAAGACGCGACGAACGTGCAGGCGCGCAGCGCGCTCGGCGCAGCGGTGATTCGCGCGCAGTTCGACGCGCTGCGAGCTGCGAATCCCGGCGCGTTTCACGTCGGCGCGCTGCTGTCGGCGGAATCAGTGCGCGCGGTTGCCGAATCGCTCGCGACATTTCGCGGCGTCCCCGTTGTAGTTGATCCCGTCCTGGCCGCATCCGGCGGCGACGCGCTCGCCGACGACGCGACGCGCGCGGCATTGCGCGACCTGCTCTTTCCGCGCGCGACGCTGGTGACGCCGAACTTGTACGAAGCGAGCGCGCTGCTCGGCCGCACGATCGACGACGTCGCCGCAATGCGTGAAGCGGCAGTCGCTTTGCGCGCTCTCGGCGCGGCCGCGGTGCTCGTCAAAGGCGGTCATCTCGGCGGCGTGCCGATCGACGTGCTCGCCGAAGCCGACGTGGTCCGCGAGCTTCCGTCGGCGCGCGTCGAAGGCGACGTCCGCGGGACCGGCGATCTGCTCGCGGTCACGATCGCCGCCTGTTTGGCGCGCGGCGCGACGCTTCCCGAAGCGGTCGAGCACGCGCGCCGCCGCGTGCGCGAAGCGATTGCGCGCGGCGTCCCGTTCGCCGGCGCGCGCGTCGCACCGCTCCGCGACTGAACGCTCGCGCAGCCACGAACACTCGCCGTGAAAAAAGACCGCCGCAGCGCGCGACGGTCTTTTTCGATTCGGCCGGCGGTTGCCGTTTTAGCGGTACGACGAGCGCTGCGACTGGAAGCAGTCGCGGCAGTAGACCGGCTTGTCGCCGCGCGGCTGGAACGGGACCTCGGCCGCCTGTCCGCAGCTGCTGCAGGTCACGCTGTACATCTCGCGCGCGCCGCCGTAGCCGCCGCCCGAACCGCCGCGGCCGCCGCCGCCGGAATATCCGCCGCCGTTGCCGCTGCCCTGGCGCGCATTTTTCCGCGCGGTGCGGCAGTCGGGGCAGCGGTTGGGTTTGTTCTGAAAGCCTTTGGTGGCGAAAAACTGCTGTTCGCCGCTGGTGAAAGTGAACTCTGCACCGCAGTCGGTGCACGTCAGCCGTTCATCGGAATACAAGCGAGTCAACTCCTATGCGTGGGCCTGGTTTCGACTCGCCGAGTTCCTGGGTGTGGTGATGCCACGAGAAACGGGACCGCGCGGGGATCGAGACCGGTCAAATATGCGTGGATACTACCACGCACCCTGGTAGCGCGCAAGCCAGCCGAACGGGCCGCATGCTGCCGCAGCAAATTGTGCGATAGCGCAGGTTTCCTCGCACGAATTGCGGATGACTCAGCCTGCGGTGTAGCGCGGGATCGCTTCGCGAAGCTGGTCGAGCGCCCAGCCGATGTCGTCGAGCGAGGCGGCGTACGAGAATCGCAGATAGCCCTTGCCTGCAGCGCCGAACGACGACCCGCCGAGGCACGCCACCCCGGCATTCTCCAGCAGCCACTTCGCCAAGTGCTTGTCGTCGCTCGCGACGCGCGAGACGTTGGGGAACGCGTAGAACGCGCCTTCCGGCAGCGTGCACGAGACGTTCGGGATGCGGTTGAGCCCGGCGACGATCGCGTCGCGGCGCTCGCGGAAGATCGCGTTCATCCGCTGCACCGGCGCGTCGTCGCCGGTCAGCGCAGCGATTCCGGCGCGCTGCACGAAGGTCGCGACGCACGAGAACGTGTTGTTGTTGAACAGCGTGACGGTCTTCGCGATCGCTTCCGGCGCGATGCAGTAGCCGAGCCGCCAACCCGTCATCGCGTACGCTTTGGAGAAGCCGTCGACGATGATCGTGCGCTCGCGCATCCCGTCGAGCTGCGAGATCGAGTGGAAGTAGTCGACGTAGCGGTTGCGCGAGTAGATCTCGTCGGAGATCACCAGGAAATCGTGCTTTTGCGCGAGCTCGGCGATGCGCTCGAGATCCTCGCGCAACAGCACGCCGCCGGTCGGGTTGTGCGGCGAGTTGATGACGAGCGCTTTCGTCTTCGGTCCGACCTTCGCGGCCAATTCGTCGAGATCGAGCCGCCAGTTGCGCGACTCGAGCAGGTGGACCGGGACCGGCTTCGCTTCCAAGTAGCTCGCCGCGGACGCGTACGCCGGGTAGGCCGGATCGGCATAGACGAGCTCGTCGCCCGGATCGAGGATCGCCGAGAGCAGGTTCCAGATGATCGGCTTCGCGCCCGCGCCGACCACGACGTTCGGCGGCTCGTAGGCCGGGCTCAGCCCGCGGTAGCGGCTGGCGTAGGCGGCGATCGCTTCGCGCAGCTCGGGGATTCCGGCCGAGGGCGAGTAGTGGCTGTAGTTCTCCTCGATCGCCCGGATGCCGGCGCGCTTGATGTGCTCAGGCGTGTCAAAATCGGGCTCGCCGATCTCCATGTGGACGACGCGCCGCCCGGTCGCCTCGATCGCTTTCGCGCGGGCCAGTACTTCGAAAGCCGACTCGCTGCCGATACGAGAGATGGCAGCACAAAGATAGTCGGCGTGGTGAGCGATCGTCGTCATGAGAAACCTGCAAGCGAGGTCGGCGACGCGGGATCGCCGAACGGGGCGGAACTGATGCGGACCCTGACGGAGGCTTTCGCGCCGGGCGCGCCGTCGTTACCCGAAGGGCTACGAACGCTGGTCGTTTCTCCCGACCGTTCGGTCGAACCTGGGACGACCGTCCGTGCAACGTTCGCATTCTACAACTTCGGCGGCGCGGCGGCGACGGGGCTGCGCGTCCGCTTCAACTTGCCCGAAGGGCTCCGCTACGTCCCGGGCAGCGTGCGCGTCGACGACCGCCCGCTCGATGACGCCCGCGGCGAGACCAGCCTGCTCGCGCCGAACGGCGCCGACGTCGGCGAGGTCCCGCCCGGGGTCGAGCGGCGGATCGGGATCGCCTACGTTGTCGCGCCGACGATCGAGAACGGTGCGGTGCTCGAAGTCCAGGCGGCGCTCGCCAGCAACGAGACGGAGGTCATCGGCTCCAACGTCGTGCGGCTGACCGCGGTCAGCGCGCCGCAGCTCGAGAACCCCGAGACCGTCGCCGCGCTCGAAGCGGTCCGCGTCGCGGAGCCGGGCGAAGAGGTCGTCGCCGCGGCGCGCGTCCGCAACAGCGGGCACGCCACCGCGCACGACGTCGTGGTCGTCCTCCCGGTCCCCGACCGGACCAGCTACGTCGAGGGGAGCGCGCGGATCGACGGCCGCGAGGCGGCGATCGACGAGCGCGGGGGCGACCCCTTCGGCTTCGGCAACGCAACGATCGCCTCGCCGGCGCTCGCCGCCGGCGCGACGCTGGTCGTCGAGTACCGCGCGCGAATCGACTCGCCGCTAGACGACAACACCCGCATCGTCCTGGGCGGCGCGGTCGCCTCCGCCGAGACCGCCGAGTTCGAGCTGCACCGCGCCGAGCTGACCGTCCGCAGCGCGAGCCGCTTCGACACCGAGGCGACCCGGCTGGTCGTCGATGCGCCGAACGAGGTCGAGCCGGGCCGCCGCGTCCGGGTCGGGGTGATCGCGGAGAATGCGGGGACCTGCGCGGCTGAGGCCGTCTCCGTCCGGCTCACGCTGCCCGAAGGGCTGCGCTACGCGCCCGGCTCCCGCGCCGTCGACGGGCGCTCGGTCAGCGAGAGCGAGCCGCCGGGCGCCTTCGTCTTCCCGCGGATCGACGCCGGCGGCCGGGTCGAAGCCGCGATCGACGCCTACGTCGTCTCGCCGGCGGTCGACGGAACCCCGCTCCCGATCGCCGGCTCGCTGCGCTGGTCGACCGGCTCCCGCGCCTTCGAGCGCACCCTCACCGTCCGCTCCTCGCCGCGCTTCCTGGAGGCGCGCAACGTGCTGGCCCTCGACGGGCCGGCGCAGGTCAGCCCGGGGAGCGAGGTCCGGGCGACGATCCGCATCGCCAACGACGGGACCGCCCAGGCGACCGGGGTCCGAATTGCGATCGAGGCCGACGCGGCGCTGCAGTCGCTGCGCTACGCCGACGGCGGCGGCGAGGCGCGGGTGCAGCCGGCCGGGATCGACGTCGGGACGCTCGCGCCGGGCGCGAGCCGCAGCTTCACCCTGACCGGGACCGTCGCCTCGCCGATCCCCGACCGCTCGGCGATCCGGCTGCGGGCACGGCTGGAGAACGACCAGACGCCGTCGGCGGCGCTCGGCCAGCTCGAGCTGACCGTCCGCTCCCGGCCGCGCTTCGCGCCGACGAGCTCGACGATCGCCTATCCGGCCGGCGACCCGCTCCGGCCGAGCGGCCACGGCGACGTCCAAGTCGCCGTCGTCAACGAAGGGACCGACGTCGCCCGCGACACTCGGCTGCAGCTCGAGGTCACCAGCGACGCGCGGCTCGAGGCGGTCGACGGCGCGACCCGGGTCGGCACGACGCTGCTCTTCGGCGACGTGCCGCCGGGCGGGCGCGCGGAGGCGACGATCCGCCTGCGGCTGGCCCGGCTGGTCGCCCGCGGCACGGTCATCACCGTGAACGGCCGGCTCGAGGCGGTCGGGCTGCTGCCGCTGGCGCTCGCGCCGGTGACGATCCCGACGATCGCGGAGCCCCGGTTCGACGAGGGCGCGACGCTGCGCACCCAGCCGGCCGAGACGGTCGACGCCGGCGAGCCGCTGTTCGTGCGGCTCGCGGCCCGCAACACCGGCGACGGCGCGGCGAGCCGGCTGGTGGTCCGCGCCGCGCTTCCGACCCACACCGCCTACCTGCCCGGCTCGACGCTGGTCAATGACGTCCCGCTGCTCGACGTCGACGGCGGTTCGGTGCTGTGGTCGAAGGGCGGGCTCGTCCTCGAAGACGTCGACCCCGGCGTCGAGGTGCTGGTCCGTTACGGGACGATCGTCAACACGCCGCTGACCGCCGGGACGCTGGTCGACTCCCACGCGGACCTGACCTGGGACGGCGGGGCGACCGTCGCGATTTCCTCGCCCTCAGTTCGCGTCCGCTCGACGCCGGCGTTCGCCGTGCGGGCTTCGGGGCTGCCCTTCTCCGTCGCGGGGGTCGCGCCGCGGACCGCCGACGTCCTGCACGACATCGCCGAGCAGCGCCGCGCCGCGCAGGTTCAGCTCCCGCCGCCGCCGGTCGCCCTTCCGCCCGCCTCGGTCGGCGAGCCGCAGGCCGCGGCCCCGGCCGCGCCGGCGCCGCCCGCCCCGCCCCAGCGCCCGGCGTTCCTCTACGACGAAGAGGCGCTCGAAGCGCGCTTCACACCCGCCCCGCCGCGTCCGACCGAGGCGCCGCCGGTTCCGCCGCCGCCGGCCGAACCGCCGCCGGCTCCGCCGCCGCGCGCGCCCGAACCGCTGGCGCAGGCGCCCGCCGTGGAGCCCCCGATTGCGGAAGTTCCTCCGGCATCCCCGGTCGCCGAGCCGGCGATGCCGGACGCCGACGTCGCGGCGGGCTCCGTCGCGGCGCTCCCCGAGGAGCCGGAGCGCGTCGACCACGTGGCGCACGCGGCCGCGGATGCCGTCCGGGAAGCTGCCGCGCCGGCGGCGCCCGCCGCTCCCCCGCCGGAGGTCGCTCCAGCGCCGCCGAGCGTCACCGCGCCGGCTGCTCCCGAAGCCGTCGTCGCGCCCGA
This genomic stretch from Candidatus Eremiobacterota bacterium harbors:
- a CDS encoding thiamine phosphate synthase, whose translation is MTGTRSGDAPRALLRGVYALVDPDRVEPIAFTEALLRAGIRLIQIRAKSGIDGATLVALAGRVRAAGGVLIVNDDVRLARLADGVHLGQEDAAALDLPALRRALGSRIIGLSCGTPQEARAADPALVDYLGAGPLCASPSKHDAGEPIGVRGVRAVVRATRLPVAAIGGIGPATIGQAAQTGAAMAAVISALICDDPEAATRDLLARWNAAR
- a CDS encoding zinc-ribbon domain containing protein, giving the protein MYSDERLTCTDCGAEFTFTSGEQQFFATKGFQNKPNRCPDCRTARKNARQGSGNGGGYSGGGGRGGSGGGYGGAREMYSVTCSSCGQAAEVPFQPRGDKPVYCRDCFQSQRSSYR
- a CDS encoding pyridoxal phosphate-dependent aminotransferase, translating into MTTIAHHADYLCAAISRIGSESAFEVLARAKAIEATGRRVVHMEIGEPDFDTPEHIKRAGIRAIEENYSHYSPSAGIPELREAIAAYASRYRGLSPAYEPPNVVVGAGAKPIIWNLLSAILDPGDELVYADPAYPAYASAASYLEAKPVPVHLLESRNWRLDLDELAAKVGPKTKALVINSPHNPTGGVLLREDLERIAELAQKHDFLVISDEIYSRNRYVDYFHSISQLDGMRERTIIVDGFSKAYAMTGWRLGYCIAPEAIAKTVTLFNNNTFSCVATFVQRAGIAALTGDDAPVQRMNAIFRERRDAIVAGLNRIPNVSCTLPEGAFYAFPNVSRVASDDKHLAKWLLENAGVACLGGSSFGAAGKGYLRFSYAASLDDIGWALDQLREAIPRYTAG
- a CDS encoding hydroxymethylpyrimidine/phosphomethylpyrimidine kinase, which encodes MTVVATVGTTHPLGFAGLGFALLALADDGVRPVCVVAGVSAQDATNVQARSALGAAVIRAQFDALRAANPGAFHVGALLSAESVRAVAESLATFRGVPVVVDPVLAASGGDALADDATRAALRDLLFPRATLVTPNLYEASALLGRTIDDVAAMREAAVALRALGAAAVLVKGGHLGGVPIDVLAEADVVRELPSARVEGDVRGTGDLLAVTIAACLARGATLPEAVEHARRRVREAIARGVPFAGARVAPLRD